A single window of Pyrus communis chromosome 10, drPyrComm1.1, whole genome shotgun sequence DNA harbors:
- the LOC137746812 gene encoding phenylacetaldehyde reductase-like isoform X1, with protein MSGGTKVVCVTGASGYIASWLVKLLLQRGYTVKATVRDPSDPKKSEHLLSLDGAKERLHLFRADLLEEGSFDTVVDGCQGVFHTASPVPFSVTDPQAELVEPAVKGTLNVLKSCVKFPTVKRVVLTSSMASVSVNGKPLTSDVVLDETWYSDPLVCEKNERWYALSKTLAEEAACKYAKENGIDLVTMNPGFVIGPLLQPTLNLSVEMIQNLITGTGTKTLPISNYQSIDVRDVVSAHILAFEVPSASGRYCLVSNVTHASEVLKIIQDLYPTLHLPEKCEIGSTSVPKYPVSAEKAKGLGINFLPLEVSLRDTIESLKEKGFLKI; from the exons ATGAGCGGAGGAACAAAGGTGGTATGTGTAACAGGAGCCTCAGGTTACATAGCATCATGGTTGGTCAAGCTCTTATTACAAAGGGGTTATACCGTCAAAGCCACTGTTCGTGACCCAA GTGATCCAAAGAAATCAGAACACTTGCTCTCACTAGATGGAGCAAAAGAAAGGCTTCATTTGTTCAGAGCAGATTTATTAGAAGAAGGATCTTTTGACACCGTAGTTGATGGATGTCAAGGCGTTTTTCATACAGCATCTCCTGTTCCGTTTTCAGTCACTGACCCGCAG GCAGAACTAGTTGAGCCTGCAGTGAAGGGAACACTTAATGTTCTAAAATCATGCGTGAAATTTCCTACTGTCAAGAGAGTGGTTTTAACATCTTCTATGGCTTCAGTATCGGTGAATGGGAAACCTCTGACCTCTGATGTGGTTTTGGATGAAACATGGTATTCGGATCCACTTGTTTGTGAGAAGAACGAG AGATGGTATGCGCTCTCAAAAACTTTAGCTGAGGAGGCTGCCTGCAAATACGCTAAAGAAAATGGAATTGACTTGGTTACAATGAATCCAGGGTTTGTGATAGGTCCACTCTTACAGCCAACACTTAATCTCTCCGTGGAGATGATTCAGAATCTCATAACCGGTACAG GTACCAAAACACTACCCATTTCAAATTACCAGTCCATTGATGTTAGGGATGTTGTCTCTGCTCATATTCTGGCATTTGAAGTTCCTTCAGCAAGTGGAAGATATTGTTTAGTTTCAAATGTTACACACGCTTCCGAGGTTCTGAAGATTATACAAGACCTTTATCCCACTTTGCACCTTCCTGAAAA ATGTGAGATTGGCAGTACTTCAGTCCCGAAATATCCAGTATCAGCAGAGAAAGCAAAAGGTTTAGGAATTAATTTCCTTCCGTTGGAAGTAAGTCTTAGAGACACAATTGAAAGCCTGAAGGAGAAGGGCTTCCTCAAGATTTGA
- the LOC137746813 gene encoding phenylacetaldehyde reductase-like — protein sequence MSTGETKTVCVTGASGYIASWLVKLLLQKGYTVKGTVRDPNDPKKTEHLLSLDGAKERLHLLKADLLEEGAFDDVVNGCVGVFHTASPAQFSATDPQAEIVEPAVRGTLNVLKSCAKFSAVKRVVLTSSMASVTGTGTPLTSDVVLDETWYSDSLLCEKNKEWYPLSKTLAEEAAWKFAEGNGIDLVSMNPGIAIGPLLQPTLNLSVEIFRNLISGIETSYKNYRFVDVRDVASAHIRAFEVPSASGRYCLVGHVADSPDTLKILQQFYPTLCLPEFGNPSDSKYQVSKEKAKGLGITFLPLETSLRDSVESLKEKGFLKI from the exons atgagtacTGGAGAAACAAAGACTGTGTGTGTGACAGGAGCATCTGGTTACATAGCATCATGGCTCGTGAAGCTCTTACTACAGAAGGGTTATACTGTTAAAGGCACTGTTCGTGACCCAA ATGATCCAAAGAAAACAGAACACTTACTCTCGCTAGATGGAGCAAAAGAAAGGCTTCATTTGTTGAAAGCGGATTTGTTAGAAGAAGGGGCTTTCGATGATGTAGTCAATGGATGTGTAGGTGTTTTTCATACAGCATCGCCTGCACAATTCTCAGCCACTGACCCACAG GCAGAAATAGTGGAGCCTGCAGTGAGAGGAACACTCAATGTTCTTAAATCGTGCGCGAAATTCTCCGCTGTCAAGAGAGTGGTTTTAACATCATCTATGGCTTCAGTAACGGGGACTGGAACCCCTCTGACATCTGATGTGGTTTTGGATGAAACTTGGTACTCAGATTCACTTCTTTGTGAGAAGAACAAG GAATGGTATCCTCTCTCAAAAACTTTAGCTGAGGAGGCTGCCTGGAAATTTGCTGAAGGAAATGGGATTGACTTGGTGTCGATGAATCCAGGGATTGCGATTGGTCCACTCTTACAGCCAACTCTTAATCTTTCTGTCGAGATATTTCGTAATCTCATAAGTG GGATCGAAACATCATATAAAAATTACAGATTCGTTGATGTTAGAGACGTTGCCTCTGCTCATATTCGAGCATTTGAAGTTCCTTCAGCTAGTGGCAGATATTGTTTAGTTGGCCATGTTGCGGACAGTCCGGACACTCTCAAGATTTTACAACAATTTTACCCCACTTTGTGCCTTCCTGAGTTTGGCAATCCTTCAGACTCAAAGTATCAAGTGTCCAAGGAGAAAGCAAAGGGTTTGGGAATCACTTTCCTTCCTCTGGAAACAAGTCTTAGGGACTCGGTTGAAAGcctcaaggagaagggtttCCTCAAGATTTGA
- the LOC137746812 gene encoding phenylacetaldehyde reductase-like isoform X2, protein MSGGTKVVCVTGASGYIASWLVKLLLQRGYTVKATVRDPSDPKKSEHLLSLDGAKERLHLFRADLLEEGSFDTVVDGCQGVFHTASPVPFSVTDPQAELVEPAVKGTLNVLKSCVKFPTVKRVVLTSSMASVSVNGKPLTSDVVLDETWYSDPLVCEKNERWYALSKTLAEEAACKYAKENGIDLVTMNPGFVIGPLLQPTLNLSVEMIQNLITGTKTLPISNYQSIDVRDVVSAHILAFEVPSASGRYCLVSNVTHASEVLKIIQDLYPTLHLPEKCEIGSTSVPKYPVSAEKAKGLGINFLPLEVSLRDTIESLKEKGFLKI, encoded by the exons ATGAGCGGAGGAACAAAGGTGGTATGTGTAACAGGAGCCTCAGGTTACATAGCATCATGGTTGGTCAAGCTCTTATTACAAAGGGGTTATACCGTCAAAGCCACTGTTCGTGACCCAA GTGATCCAAAGAAATCAGAACACTTGCTCTCACTAGATGGAGCAAAAGAAAGGCTTCATTTGTTCAGAGCAGATTTATTAGAAGAAGGATCTTTTGACACCGTAGTTGATGGATGTCAAGGCGTTTTTCATACAGCATCTCCTGTTCCGTTTTCAGTCACTGACCCGCAG GCAGAACTAGTTGAGCCTGCAGTGAAGGGAACACTTAATGTTCTAAAATCATGCGTGAAATTTCCTACTGTCAAGAGAGTGGTTTTAACATCTTCTATGGCTTCAGTATCGGTGAATGGGAAACCTCTGACCTCTGATGTGGTTTTGGATGAAACATGGTATTCGGATCCACTTGTTTGTGAGAAGAACGAG AGATGGTATGCGCTCTCAAAAACTTTAGCTGAGGAGGCTGCCTGCAAATACGCTAAAGAAAATGGAATTGACTTGGTTACAATGAATCCAGGGTTTGTGATAGGTCCACTCTTACAGCCAACACTTAATCTCTCCGTGGAGATGATTCAGAATCTCATAACCG GTACCAAAACACTACCCATTTCAAATTACCAGTCCATTGATGTTAGGGATGTTGTCTCTGCTCATATTCTGGCATTTGAAGTTCCTTCAGCAAGTGGAAGATATTGTTTAGTTTCAAATGTTACACACGCTTCCGAGGTTCTGAAGATTATACAAGACCTTTATCCCACTTTGCACCTTCCTGAAAA ATGTGAGATTGGCAGTACTTCAGTCCCGAAATATCCAGTATCAGCAGAGAAAGCAAAAGGTTTAGGAATTAATTTCCTTCCGTTGGAAGTAAGTCTTAGAGACACAATTGAAAGCCTGAAGGAGAAGGGCTTCCTCAAGATTTGA
- the LOC137747049 gene encoding phenylacetaldehyde reductase-like, with the protein MSTVEGKTLCVTGASGYIASWLVKLLLQKGYTVKGTVRDPNDSKKTEHLRSLDGAKERLHLFKADVLEGGSFDAIVDGCQGVFHTASPVLISVTDPQGELLDPAVKGTLNVLQSCAKFRSITRVVLTSSLASVMMTGAPLTSDVVLDETWYSDPLFCEKHKQWYLLSKTLAEETAWKFAKGNGIDLVSLNPGLTIGPLLQPTLNFSVELLQNFMSGTQTTISNPFVDVRDVASAHIQAFEIPSASGRYCLVGQVADDLDILKILRQLYPTLTLAEVVNPSDSKYQVSKEKAKGLGITFLPLETSLRDTIESLKEKGFLKI; encoded by the exons atgagtacTGTAGAAGGGAAGACTCTGTGCGTAACAGGAGCCTCAGGTTACATAGCATCATGGTTGGTGAAGCTCTTATTGCAAAAGGGTTATACTGTCAAAGGCACCGTTCGAGACCCAA ATGATTCAAAGAAAACTGAACACTTGCGCTCATTAGACGGAGCCAAAGAAAGGCTTCATTTGTTCAAAGCAGATGTATTAGAAGGAGGGTCTTTCGACGCCATAGTTGATGGATGCCAAGGTGTTTTTCATACAGCGTCCCCTGTACTGATTTCTGTTACTGACCCTCAG GGAGAACTACTTGACCCTGCAGTGAAGGGAACACTTAATGTTCTACAATCATGTGCGAAATTTCGTAGCATCACGAGAGTGGTTTTAACATCTTCACTTGCTTCAGTAATGATGACTGGAGCCCCTCTGACCTCTGATGTGGTTTTGGATGAAACATGGTACTCGGATCCACTTTTTTGTGAGAAGCACAAG CAATGGTATTTGCTCTCAAAAACTTTAGCAGAGGAGACCGCCTGGAAATTTGCTAAAGGAAATGGGATTGACTTGGTGTCGTTGAATCCAGGGTTAACCATTGGTCCACTCTTACAACCAACACTTAATTTCTCCGTCGAGCTGCTTCAGAACTTCATGAGTG GTACCCAAACAACTATCAGTAATCCATTCGTTGACGTTAGAGATGTTGCCTCTGCTCATATTCAAGCTTTCGAAATTCCTTCAGCTAGTGGGAGATATTGTTTAGTTGGCCAAGTTGCTGACGACCTTGATATTCTAAAGATTTTACGGCAACTTTACCCGACTTTGACCCTTGCTGAAGTTGTCAATCCTTCAGACTCTAAGTATCAAGTGTCCAAGGAGAAAGCAAAAGGCTTGGGAATCACTTTCCTTCCTCTGGAAACAAGTCTTAGGGACACTATTGAAAGCCTCAAGGAGAAGGGGTTCCTCAAGATTTGA